One Mycolicibacterium rufum genomic window, GCGGGACCTCGCCCCCACGGGTGTCGTCTACCACGCCGGATTCCGCGTCGCGTCGACGGAGGCGGGACTGGGACTCTGAGCGACCGGTCGTCACCGCCGACCTCCATCCGCTGCAGGCTCTCTCAGCCCACCGGGACCGTCGCAGGACCCCCGACAACTGGCGTACCTTGAGGCTGACGGCTCCCCACAGCGCCTGGGTCGCTGATGGGCCGGCGCCGTCGTCCTTCCAACTGGGGGTATGCGGTGGGTCGATCGAGACGTACGTTCGCTCGGATCGCGGCTGTTGCGGTCGTCTTCTCCGGTACGGGGTGTGCGCCGACCGACGTCTCGGCCGGCACGGCCAGCTCGATGGTGCTGGAAGCGGCCTCGATGTCACTGTCACCGGCCGGGGCCGGCGAACCGGTGCGCGATCCGACTGCGTCCCGCGGCTCGATCATCGAGATCCACTCGGCGGCAGTGGCTTCGAAGACAGTGGTCACCCCGGCGTCGCAGCGCCTCATCATCCGCGCGAAGGGTGAACCGTGTGATGGCGCACCGGTGATCGACGTCGCCGTCGACGGGCACTCGGTGGGCACCCGGTCGGTGTCGACCAGCTGGACCGATTACCCGCTCGCCGCCGAGATTCCGACCGGGTCACACACCATCGCCGTCACGTTCGCCGATCCGTTGAGCTCCGGTTCGTGCACCAGGAGCCTGTCTCTGGACAGCGTGCGCATCGTGCCCAGCGGCAACATCAAGGCCGCACCCCCCGTCCTCGGTGGCGCCGCGCTCTTCGTAGGCGACTACAGCACGGGCGATTTCAGCCAGTGGGATGTCGTGCAGAACAGGTTCTACAACTCGTCGGGTGCGGGTTACACGCCGACATACGCCGCTGCTGTCGTCGATGACCCGGTGAAGGGCAAGGCCGCGAGGTTCGAGGTCCGCGACGGTGACTATCCCGGGTTCCCGTCCGGAGACCGCTCGGAGGTACAGGGCACGACGGCTCTCAGTGGCGGCACCGAGGGCCAGACGCGATGGTATTCCTTCGCCGTCAAATTCGATCCGGACTTCCCTCAGAACCACGCATCGCTCGGCTGGGGTGTGACCAATCAATGGCACTGCAACTGCGGTGGCAGCCCACCGGTCGGGTGGGATGTGAACGAGAAGAACGGGCAGTGGTCGCTGATCGTCCACAAGCAGTCCGCGCCGAACGTCGTCATCGACAGGGTCGACATCTATGACACACCCCTGCAGGTGGGAAGCTGGCACGACGTGACCATGGAGATCAGATACTCCGCGTCAGACAGCGACGGCTACATCAGGCTCTGGATGAACGGTGTGCGACAGACGTTCCTCGACGGATCGGACACGTACACCACGAGGACCATGGTTCCTGGCACATCCGGCATCTATTACAAGGAAGGCTACTACCGGCAGCGCGGCATCGCGCCGACCGGTGTCGTGTACCACGCCGGGTTCCGCGCCGCCGCGTCCGAGGGCGGACTCGTCGGGTGACCCGATGCGGGTTCGTGGTCGCTGTGTCCTCCGGATGACGGACACGCCTGTGGCTCAGAGGTAGTCAAGTTCGACGGAAGTCGCGACCGCCGGCCCGCCGCGAACGACAGTGACACGGTGGGCAGATGCCGTCGCGCATGCGTGTCGCCTGATGGGCCCCACCGCGTGGACCTGTGCGCGCATGAACGTCGAGGTGGACGGGGGAGCAGTGACCAGCTGGTTGCATGACACGATCGCTGATTTCGATTCGGCGCAGTCTCTGGCAGGACGGGCCAGAACCCGACGTTGGCAGACCTTCGCGCAACGATTCCCGGCGATCTCGGACATGAGGGTGATCGACCTCGGCGGCACACCGCAGTCGTGGGCGCTCGCTCCCGTGCGGCCCCTGGCGGTGACGATCGTCAATCTCCTGCCCTTGGACTCAGACGATCCGTCCGTCGACGTCGTGCAAGCCGACGCCTGCGACCTGCCCGCTGCTGTCCGCCACGAGCGATTCGATCTCGTGTTCTCGAACTCGCTCATCGAGCACGTGGGTGGTCATCCGCAGCGGCAACGTCTCGCCGACACCATAGACGCTCTTGCGCAACGGCATTGGGTACAGACGCCCTATCGCTACTTTCCGGTCGAGCCGCACTGGGTGTTCCCCGGCATGCAATGGCTTCCCTACGCGGCCCGCGTACAGATATCTCTGCGTTGGAATCGCGGAAACGTGCACACCTACACCCGGCAGGACGCCGAGAACGCGGTCGATCAGGTCGACCTGCTCTCGATCTCTCAGATGAGGCGCTACTTCCCGGCATCGTCGATCTGGCACGAGCGCTTCGCAGGGCTGGTCAAGTCGATCGTGGCAGTACGCGGCTGACGACCTCGTCGGGCCGATGGCGCATCACAGCGCGGCGATGACAGGTCTCGCAACCAGAACTGCCGTCACCAGCGCCTGCAGAACCGCCAATCCGACAAGTGGCCAGCGGCGTACGATCGCGCCGTCAGCTGCCAGCGCGCACAGGGTGATCAACGCCAGCGCAGCGATCGGCAGCTCGAAGTACTTTTGATAAAGCTGTTGTCCCACAGTCATCGTCGCGGCGAGACCAATGAGTCCCGCCGCGACGAAGAGCGCTGTGGTCCTGTCCAGGTTCACCAGCACGTGGCAGATCGAGCAACCGCCGGCGAACGCGAGCACCGTCAGCAGCGGTGAACGTCCATCGATCAGGGGAGTGTGTGCTATCGACTCCCATATCAGGCCGCCCCGCCGCGAATTGTCGGATCCCGCCGTAGCGTGGCTCGCCCACACCAGGGCGGGCAACGCGAGACCCACTCCCATGCTCAGCGTGGTCGACACCCTCGGACGGATCCGACCGAACACGGCGAGCGAGATCGGCACGAAGAACACCGCGGTCACGGCAGCGCAGTACGTCGGGGACAGCCAGCTGCGATCCGCAGCGTTCATCGCCTGGAATCGCGGCGGCAGGAACCCGTGCCACAGACTCACCAGTCCGACGACCACGACCAGAGCCGGCACTGCCACCGCCTGCACCCGTAGAGCTCTTGTCGCGAACACCGATTCACGGTGTTGATACCAGATGAGGGCCACTGCCGGCGCCAACGACCACACGTACGTCTGTCGCGTGGCCACTGCGGCCGCCAACAGCAGTCCGGCGCTCAGACTGCCCAGGGCATCCATCGGGCCGCGGCGCAGGAGCATGGCAAACGCAGCGAACGCGAACAGCAGTGCCGCCGCATCGGTCAGCATCCACAACGCCGATTCCCAGAAGTAAGGTGAGAGCAGCAGCGGCGCCAGCGCCAACACGCGCAGCGCCGGCTCGGTGACCGACCCGGCGTACCATACGGCCAGCGCCGCGAGAGCGGCTGCGAAGAAGCTCGCCGAGAACTGAGTTCCAGACTCGCTCAAGCGGAGTGGACCCGAGACGGCGGCGACGATGAGGTGGTAGAGGGGCCCCGTCGCGGTGTCGACATCGACGATGTCGATACGGGGAAAGATCTCGCGAAAATGTCGAATGGTCACCCAGTGGTACTGGCGCTGATCGACACCTGCCGATGTCGCGACGATCCCCGATGCCGAGACGACGACGGCCGCCGCGCAGACCGCGAAGGCCGCCAGAGCCGGCGCCGCGGCGGTTGCATTCAGGTTCAGTCGATCGCGTGCGATCACGCTCATTCGGCGGATGTTACAGGTAATCGATTATGTAGCTGACACTTTCGGCGGTCGACGGTGTGAAGGTTGCTTTCGGAGCGACCCGGCCGGACCGAGAACGGATTGCTGGCATCACCGATGGTGCGGCCGGGACCACTGAGGCGAATCCACCGACCCTCGGCACGGTGGCCGTCGCTGACAAATGCCGGTCGACGAGGCGAGATCCGGGTCACCGGGGAGCAGGCGGAGGTATTCCTGCCCGGTCGTACTGTCCCCCGAATGAGCGACATGACCTGTCGCACGTTGTGTTTCACACTGGGCCGTTGTCTACCGGACGCACGGTAGCTGGGCCACACTCAGTCCTGAAATCGACGTATCGGGCGGGGGGAAGGTATGGCCAGTGTCATCTCATGCGGGACCTGTGTCACCTCAGATTGCTGCCGGCTGATGGAAGGATCCCGATGACCGCATCGAAGTGGGCAGAGTCCGAGCGCTACACCGATACCGCTGGTGGTCAACGAGATACAAGACCGGGTCGGAGGGTACGCCAGATCTGGAACTACCGGTGGCTCGTCCTCGCTTTCACGGTTCTGGGTGCCGGCGCCGCGACGGTGTCGGGCCTGCAGGCCCATACGACGTACGTCGGCAAGTCGACGCTGGTGGTGGCCTCGCCGAACCGGCTCACCGACCAGGACGCGGTGATCGTCCAGGGCTACGTGCAACTGTTCAACGATGAGGCGGTGAACGCACGACTGGCGGCCAAGAGTCAGCTGCCCCTCGGAGTCGAGGTCCAGGCTGCGACGGCCGCCAGCAGCCCGATCCTGTCCGTCGATGCCACCGCGAGCGATCCACGGGTCGCGCAGGACGCCGCGGAGAAGATGGCCGGCGCCTTCCGCAACGACATCAACTCCATGCAGCAGGCCCGCCTGAACGACTCCATCAAGGCCGCGGAGCGGCGGCTCGCTCAGGTGACGGCGAACGGCACACCCGAGGATCCGGCAGAAGCGGCTGCGCTGCAGAACCAGATCATGGAGATGAGTGTCGACAGGACCAACGAGCTGCAGGTACTGCAGCCCAGGGCGGGCGTCACCGAGGTCTCACCGCAGACCGGACTCCAGATCGCGCTCGGTGCGATCGGTGGACTGGCGTTGGGGATCCTGGCCGCGTTGGCCTTGGCGACCGTCTCGACACGACTCAAGAACCTCGACGACATCCGCGAAAAGACGCCGGTCGAGCCGCTTGTGGAGATACCGGCGGGCGGACACGTTCACGGGAGAGAGCGTCGCCAGGAACGAGTCCGGACGCTCGCCAACCTGGTCAGCTTGGAGGATTTACCGAAGAACACCGCGGTCGTCGTGGTCAACTGCTCGGGGACACGTGCGCCGTCGCCACTGGCGGGGGAGCTCGCCGGGTTCTGGGCCAGGCAGGGCTATCGCACCGTGCTCGTCGGCGCAGACCCGAGAGGATGGTGCGACGCCGAGTCCCCGGGCTTCCTCGAGGCACTCGACGACAGCACGCTGGTGCATTCGCTGCTGCGGGACAGCGACATCGAGTCCTTGAAGATCCTGCCGGGTGGTCGCACCGACGGATCGGACTGGCGTCGGATCACCCGGGAACGCGTCGCGGCCGTGCTCGACGAGATCCGGACGGTCGCGGACGTGATCGTCATGATGGCGCCCCCGGTCACCGCTTCAGCGGATGCGCAGCTCATCTGTGCCGCAGCTGATCTCACCATCCTGGCGGTGGTGAAGAACGTGACACGCGCGGGTGATGTGACTGCAGCTGCCGGCTCTTTGAGCAAAGCGCACGCAGACGTGTTCGGGGCGGTTCTCATCGACGTCGCAGATGCCGAGCCCGCGCCGCGACCGGTGCCGTCGGCGTTCTGACCGCGGGGGCCGAGGTGACCGGTTTGCTCTCGGGCGCCGATCTCGGCGATCTTCTCGTCCTCGGCGTCGCCGCCGTGGTACTGGGGTTGCTGAGCGTGCGGAGACCCGTGGTCGCGGTGATCGCGATGCTGCTCGCGCTGTTCCTTCACGTGGCCTTGGCGCCGTACTCCCGCACTCCGCCGTTCTGGTTCGCTCTCGCCCTGCTCCTGGGCGCCGTCTTCTGGTGGTGGCTGGATCATCATCGGGATCGTCCGCGCAGCATCGGCGCGATCGGCTGGGCGATGGGGCTGTACCTGGGGTGGATCGTCTACTCGATGGTGAGTCCGCACGAACTCTCCGCCGCGGTCGGCAACCCGTCCTACACCAGGATGGCTGTGCCGGGATTCGTGGTCTCCAGCACCGTGATCCCGTTCGTCCTGTTCCTGGTCGGCCGCCTCGTGGTGAACCGCGCGAGTGCGCTCCGCGCCGTGCTGTGGGCGCTGTTGCTGATGGCCGGGTACTCGGCGTTGTTGGCCGTGATGCAATTCCACGGTCTCGAGCGGTGGATGTGGCCGCGTCTCAACACTGATCCGTCAGCGACGTGGATCGGCAGAGCCAACGGAGTGACGGGTCAGCCTGTCGAGAACGGTATCGTCCTGGCGCTGGGGATCGCGATCGCGATGCAGGTGATCAGCCGCGGTGACGAACCCGGGTGGCGGCGCTGCTCGGCAGCCGTCATCGCCGTCGGCTGCGGTTACGGCATCTACCTCACGCACACCCGGGCGGCGTGGCTCAGCGGCGCGATCGTTCTCGTCATCGGGGCATCGCTGGCCGTCGGTTACCGCCGGTGGTTCGTGGTGACACTGGGCGCCGTCACCGCGATCATCGCCACGCACTGGTCGACCTTCACCAGCGCCAACCGGACAGCCGGCGGTATCGGATCCGAATCCGAGGTCGACGACCGCCTCAACATGATCCGAACCGCGTTGTGGGCGGCCGAGCGAAAGCCGCTGGCCGGCTGGGGGATCAGCCGATTTCAGGCGGTCAACACCTACCATCACCAACAGTGGTCGTCCGAGGTGCCGTGGTTCCGCGGTTACGGCATCGTCTCCCACGAGAACGAGTTGGGCATCCTCGCTGAACTGGGGTTGATCGGCCTCGGGCTGTGGGTGCTCGTCGTCGCTCTGATCGCGCATCGACTCTGGACGGCCTACCGCAGACTTCCGGATTCCAGGGTGACAGGCAGCCCGCTCGCACTCACTGCGCTCATCGCACTCGCGGTCTTCATCGTCAGCGGGTTCACCGTCGACCTCAGATTCCTGTCCTTCGGCACCTCGGCCGTGTTCCTCCTCGCCGGACTGGCGATCGGGTGGAGCGACCGGTACCGCGGCAGGGCAACTCCGGAGCTCGATCAGAAGGTGTTGGTGCGCAGTGAATGAGCAGCGGGCGCTGTGGGTCTCCACGAGTGTGCGGACGCCCGGCGGGATGACCACCTATCTGCAAGCCATGCAGAAGACCCCACTGTGGAGCGAGTGGAACGTCCGCCATGTTGCGACGCACCGCGAGGGTTCGAAGTTCACAAAGCTCGCCGCTTTCGTGGGCGGTAGCGTCCTCTTCCTCGTCGAGATGATCAGGTTCCGGCCGACCGTGGTCCACCTGCACACCAGCGCGCGCGCGAGCTTCGGGCGCAAGGCGATCCTGCTCTGGTGCAGTTCGCTGTCCGGCTTGCCGACGGTCCTGCACATCCACGGATCGGATTTCATGGAGTACTTCGCAGAATCGTCGGCGCTGACGCAGGTTCTCATCCGGGCGACGTTGTGCCGGGCCAGCGCTGTGGTGGCACTGGGTTCCATCTGGGCGCGCCGCCTGGAGAGGATCGCGCCCGGCGCACGAATCGTGGAGATCCCCAACGCTGTTCCGCTTGCCGCTTCTCCTGCGCGGCTCTCGTCGACCGACCGCCCGATACGGTTCGTCTTCCTCGGCCGCATCGGCGAGCGCAAGGGCGCATTCGAGCTGCTGCGTGCGTGGGCATGCCTGGACGCGCCGACCGCGACGCTGACCATGGCCGGCGACGGAGACGTGCAGCAGGCCCGGAGTCTGGTGCGGGAGTTGCACCTCGAGAGCTCCGTCGACCTCCCCGGGTGGCTGTCCCCCGCAGCGGTCGGCGACCTTCTCGACAACGCCGACGTTCTGGTGCTGCCGTCGCGGAGGGAAGGACAGCCGATGGCGGTGCTGGAGGCGATGGCGCGTGGTCTGTGCGTCATCGCCGGAGAGGGAGGAGGGCTCCCCGAGATGATCGGCGGTGGGTGCGGGCTGTTGGTCACCTCCGACGACGTCGACGGCATCACCACGGCGCTCCAAAGGGTCGTCGACGACGCCGCCCTCCGGATCAGCTGCGGGAAGGCCGCTTACGAACGCGCCCGGCAGCGCTACGACATCGACGTCGTCTGGCGGCGGCTCGACGGTCTGTACCGCGAGGTCACCGGG contains:
- a CDS encoding heparin lyase I family protein, whose translation is MSLSPAGAGEPVRDPTASRGSIIEIHSAAVASKTVVTPASQRLIIRAKGEPCDGAPVIDVAVDGHSVGTRSVSTSWTDYPLAAEIPTGSHTIAVTFADPLSSGSCTRSLSLDSVRIVPSGNIKAAPPVLGGAALFVGDYSTGDFSQWDVVQNRFYNSSGAGYTPTYAAAVVDDPVKGKAARFEVRDGDYPGFPSGDRSEVQGTTALSGGTEGQTRWYSFAVKFDPDFPQNHASLGWGVTNQWHCNCGGSPPVGWDVNEKNGQWSLIVHKQSAPNVVIDRVDIYDTPLQVGSWHDVTMEIRYSASDSDGYIRLWMNGVRQTFLDGSDTYTTRTMVPGTSGIYYKEGYYRQRGIAPTGVVYHAGFRAAASEGGLVG
- a CDS encoding class I SAM-dependent methyltransferase, giving the protein MNVEVDGGAVTSWLHDTIADFDSAQSLAGRARTRRWQTFAQRFPAISDMRVIDLGGTPQSWALAPVRPLAVTIVNLLPLDSDDPSVDVVQADACDLPAAVRHERFDLVFSNSLIEHVGGHPQRQRLADTIDALAQRHWVQTPYRYFPVEPHWVFPGMQWLPYAARVQISLRWNRGNVHTYTRQDAENAVDQVDLLSISQMRRYFPASSIWHERFAGLVKSIVAVRG
- a CDS encoding O-antigen ligase family protein, with amino-acid sequence MTGLLSGADLGDLLVLGVAAVVLGLLSVRRPVVAVIAMLLALFLHVALAPYSRTPPFWFALALLLGAVFWWWLDHHRDRPRSIGAIGWAMGLYLGWIVYSMVSPHELSAAVGNPSYTRMAVPGFVVSSTVIPFVLFLVGRLVVNRASALRAVLWALLLMAGYSALLAVMQFHGLERWMWPRLNTDPSATWIGRANGVTGQPVENGIVLALGIAIAMQVISRGDEPGWRRCSAAVIAVGCGYGIYLTHTRAAWLSGAIVLVIGASLAVGYRRWFVVTLGAVTAIIATHWSTFTSANRTAGGIGSESEVDDRLNMIRTALWAAERKPLAGWGISRFQAVNTYHHQQWSSEVPWFRGYGIVSHENELGILAELGLIGLGLWVLVVALIAHRLWTAYRRLPDSRVTGSPLALTALIALAVFIVSGFTVDLRFLSFGTSAVFLLAGLAIGWSDRYRGRATPELDQKVLVRSE
- a CDS encoding glycosyltransferase family 4 protein; protein product: MNEQRALWVSTSVRTPGGMTTYLQAMQKTPLWSEWNVRHVATHREGSKFTKLAAFVGGSVLFLVEMIRFRPTVVHLHTSARASFGRKAILLWCSSLSGLPTVLHIHGSDFMEYFAESSALTQVLIRATLCRASAVVALGSIWARRLERIAPGARIVEIPNAVPLAASPARLSSTDRPIRFVFLGRIGERKGAFELLRAWACLDAPTATLTMAGDGDVQQARSLVRELHLESSVDLPGWLSPAAVGDLLDNADVLVLPSRREGQPMAVLEAMARGLCVIAGEGGGLPEMIGGGCGLLVTSDDVDGITTALQRVVDDAALRISCGKAAYERARQRYDIDVVWRRLDGLYREVTGNPRSRNPLTWQMQWPPAAAEERVAQG